One window of the Penaeus vannamei isolate JL-2024 chromosome 31, ASM4276789v1, whole genome shotgun sequence genome contains the following:
- the LOC113803690 gene encoding peptidyl-prolyl cis-trans isomerase NIMA-interacting 4 produces MGGGKKGGGGGGGGAKGGKGGKGGGGGDEASGGGKDKKGGTSIKVRHILCEKQSKSLEALEKLKSGMKFNEVAAQYSEDKARSGGDLGWMTRGSMVGPFQDAAFALPVSSLGNAVYTDPPVKTKFGYHIIMVEGKK; encoded by the exons ATGGGAGGTGGAAAgaaaggcggaggtggaggaggcggcggagccaagggtggaaagggaggtaaaggaggagggggaggagatgaagccAGTGGAGGCGGCAAGGACAAGAAAGGAGGAACGTCGATTAAG gTACGACACATCCTGTGTGAGAAGCAGAGCAAGTCATTAGAAGCCCTTGAAAAACTCAAATCAGGCATGAAGTTTAATGAAGTTGCTGCCCAGTATTCAGAAGATAAGGCTCGAAGTGGG GGTGACCTTGGCTGGATGACAAGAGGCTCAATGGTTGGACCCTTTCAAGATGCAGCCTTTGCTTTGCCCGTTTCATCTCTAGGAAATGCAGTGTACACAGATCCACCTGTGAAAACTAAATTTGGCTACCACATTATTATGGTGGAGGGTAAAAAGTGA
- the LOC113803692 gene encoding monocarboxylate transporter 12-B — protein sequence MESELTTTKSALVTAAHVKQFKPCVVAPPPLQSPAQPLAAPEGERDPEGASENGEVPWELEKNGQRRSAKDCGKEDKAREKTAEGAPPDGGWGWVVLLGSFVVMVLISSMGPCFSLVYSRLLLSFGSSSTTVAWIFNSFSLVWNVMGPVVGPLAAECGHRKVAVTGAFLCSLALILSAFSSSAWILLLSFSLIGGVGAGLVVGASVLILPLYFSRRRGFANGLFMAGTSVGLFIAPHLITYLQDLYTFKGATLILGAIVLNGCAAGATYHPASWHMQHERKSSSNVTEDAQRTPLSKTTNKNKLVGLPKLPNGKHQIEKDASYRRFFVTRVVLSTVRDLGILKSSRALIIALTSTLVMNGYLNFIMMVPFMVTTARHTPHDAAWCVSASGISNLLTRVIVSALADCSWFHLRGCYMTGILLIALSSFAFSFISSLTWMTVTMAVWGCGVGAFMGLYNLIMIRYMGMKKLPSMYGASSLLNGLGFITIGPLIGYIRDLSGSYQVSLWVLVVTEALCVLLWFLMPAAASRDNRKALGREQGGLQ from the exons ATGGAGAGCGAATTAACCACAACGAAATCTGCCCTGGTCACCGCCGCCCACGTCAAGCAGTTCAAGCCATGTGTCgtcgccccgccccccctccagaGTCCCGCCCAACCCCTTGCCgcccccgagggagagagagaccccgaGGGCGCGAGCGAGAACGGGGAAGTACCATGGGAACTGGAGAAGAACGGACAAAGAAGATCGGCAAAGGACTGTGGCAAGGAAGACAAGGCACGTGAAAAGACGGCCGAAGGCGCTCCTCCCGACGGCGGCTGGGGCTGGGTCGTTCTGCTGGGGTCGTTCGTCGtcatg GTCCTGATCTCCTCCATGGGCCCGTGCTTCAGCCTGGTGTACTCGCGTCTGCTGCTGTCCTTCGGCTCGTCCTCGACCACCGTGGCCTGGATCTTCAACAGCTTCAGCCTCGTGTGGAACGTGATGGGTCCTGTGGTGGGGCCCCTGGCGGCAGAGTGCGGCCATAGGAAGGTCGCCGTCACGGGAGCCTTCCTCTGCTCCTTGGCTCTCatcctctctgccttctcctcctcggcGTGGatcctcttgctctccttttctcttattggAG GTGTGGGCGCGGGCCTAGTGGTGGGTGCAAGcgtcctcatccttcccctctacttctctcgCCGTCGTGGATTCGCTAATGGTTTGTTCATGGCTGGGACCAGCGTTGGGTTGTTCATAGCGCCGCATCTCATCACGTACCTGCAGGACCTCTACACGTTTAAAGGCGCCACTCTAATTTTGGGAGCCATCGTCCTCAATGGGTGTGCAGCTGGCGCTACTTACCATCCCGCTTCTTGGCATATGCAGCATGAGAGGAAGAGTTCCAGCAATGTCACTGAGGATGCGCAGCGAACGCCACTATCCAAGACGACAAACAAAAATAAGCTTGTAGGACTACCAAAATTACCGAACGGAAAACACCAAATCGAGAAGGACGCTTCTTACAGAAGATTTTTCGTGACACGGGTTGTTCTCTCCACGGTTCGAGATTTGGGTATACTCAAGTCAAGTCGTGCCCTGATAATTGCCCTCACCAGCACACTAGTTATGAATGGTTACCTGAATTTTATCATGATGGTGCCTTTCATGGTGACCACGGCTAGACATACACCCCATGATGCTGCTTGGTGTGTGTCCGCGTCGGGAATAAGCAACCTCCTGACGCGAGTAATTGTTTCGGCACTAGCAGACTGCTCGTGGTTCCATCTGAGAGGATGCTACATGACTGGAATCTTACTAATCGCTCTTTCAAGCTTTG CATTCAGCTTCATATCCAGCCTGACTTGGATGACAGTGACGATGGCCGTCTGGGGCTGTGGAGTGGGCGCTTTCATGGGCCTTTATAACCTGATCATGATTCGCTACATGGGCATGAAGAAGCTGCCGTCTATGTACGGAGCCTCCAGCCTTCTCAACGGCTTAGGTTTCATAACCATAGGCCCGCTTATag GTTACATCCGGGACCTGAGTGGCAGTTACCAGGTCTCCCTCTGGGTCCTGGTGGTGACGGAGGCTTTGTGTGTGCTCCTGTGGTTCCTCATGCCCGCAGCTGCATCTCGTGACAACCGAAAGGCGCTGGGACGGGAACAGGGTGGTCTCCAGTGA